CCACAACCCTCCCGGACACGGTCTGGGTTCTCTTTGATATGAAGATCTCTCCGGGGGCCTACAGCTACCTTTTTGTCCTTGAGGGTCGCGCCACGCTCGGCTGTGCCATTACACAGGACTTTGATCATATCAATGATTATTTCGACAAGGCCCTTAGGCACTTCCAGAGCATTTCTTCTTTCTCCATTGACCAGGAAAAGACAGGATATTCCTTTATGAATTTCAGCCTGAAGGCCTCTGCAAGGATTGAGCGCCGTCTCTTCATTGGAGAGGCCGGTGGATTTCAGGATTATCTTTTTGGCCTGGGGATTCGTTATGCCCTGACGACCGGGTTTGCGGCAGCCGAAAGTATTATCCAAAAAAGGGATTATGATCACCTCTGGCGGCAGGAAGTCGGCACGGCGCAGGAGATGAGCCTGATTAACCGCTTCTTATATGAGTTGGGAGGAAATCGAGGCCTGTCTGAATTTATAAGGCGTGCTGGCCGGGGAGATGTTCAGGACTACCTTAGTCGATGGTACGCACAACGTCCGTGGAAACGCCTCATGCTTCCCCTTATTAAGTGGGCCTGGCGGAAAAAAGAGCCTTGTTTCCATTCCCTTCCGGATCATTGGTGCCGCAATAAAATGCAGGTAGCTTCCCACCCCCGGTTAGGACCGGTTAAACAGAACCCTGTGCAGGGTTCTGACCAGGACTTTGAATAAATGAGCCACACGATTGCAGAAGCATACCATTATTGCAAAAAACTGACCCATCAATGCGGGCCGCACTTCTCAGTCGGGTTCCGCTTCCTTCCCAGGGAGAAACGCGAGGCGGTCTATGCGGTCTATGCCTTCTGCCGTTATGCCGACGACATCGTTGATGAACAACAACAGGAGCCCCTTGAAGTTCTCCTAAAACGCTGGGAAGTAGAACTGGATGGCTGTTATGCGCAGAAGCCGACCCATCCCATTACCATCGCCCTGGCAGACGCGATCCAGCGCTATCCTATTCCGAAAGAGGGGTTTTTGGGCCTGATCGAGGGATGTCGTATGGACCTCCGTTTAAACAGATATCAGACCTTTGAAGAGCTGATGGTTTATTGTGACCGTGTTGCCTCAACGATCCGGGATCTCACTCTGCCGGTCTTTGGTTGCCGGGATCCTCAAGGGATGGCCTATGGCGGCGCGCTGTCCACCGCCTTGCAGTTGACCAACATTGTCCGGGATGTCGGGGAAGATCTTGATCGGGATAGAATATACCTCCCCCTGGACGAGATCAAAGAGGCCGGGTATTCAGAGGCAGAACTGATTAACCGGGTGAAGAATAAGGCTTTTTTGAGGTTGATGGATTTTCAGTGCCGCCGGGTCAGAGGCTATTTTGATCAGGCCGCGAAACTGATTCCTCTCATTGACAAGGATGCCCGTCTTGCGCTTTCTCTGATGCGGGATGTCTATGTTGTGTTAATCGATCGGATCGAAGCAAGACCTTATGACGTACTCGACCGCGAGATCCGCCTTTCCTGGAGTGCAAGAGGGCGGGTGGTAATTAGTGCCTTATTGAAGGGTAGGTAAAAACCCGCCATAATGGGGACCTCTGAATAAGCCATGACTCGCTTTTTCAGGACTAAAATGTCCCCCTTCTGTGTTGCAAATCTTGACAACAGCGGGCTATGGCTTCGCGAGAACCATCCTCTGCGATTCGTGCCTTGAATCGGAATATAAGATCTCCTGAAAAACTCAACCCAGACTTAACCAGTTTCCTTAAGGCCCTTTTCCCCACAGAGTGTGGAATATCTCCACGCACCTCATGCCCCTTTCATTTCTAACAGACTGAAAATAGTTAAAAAATACAATGCGGTCTGCCAAAATGAGCTGGCATCTTCTTTGCTACTGGTATAGGAAAGGGGTATGCGCTTGGGGCATGTGAATGCGGCAGTCGGAAGGGAGGCGTCTTATGAGAAAAAAAACAATCAGCGGGGTTAAAAAATGGTGGGAGACGCAAGGCCGGGGGGATGAAAAAACGAAGAGAGAAGGGCCGGAGATTCTGGATCGCCTGAAGTCTCTCCTGGAAGGGGAAAAGATCCCTTATCGTGTGATTCCGCACGAGGAGGCATATACTTCTCCGGAGATCGCGCAGTCGATCCATGCCTCAGGTCGAAAGGTGGCAAAGGTTGTGATTGTTCGAACAGATTCACATTATGCCATGGCAGTACTCCCATCACACAAGCAGCTTGACCTGTACCGTTTCGCGATGGTGGTGGGGGTGGACCGTGTCACCATTACGAACGAGTCGGAGCTGGCGGGGCTCTTTCCCGATTGTGATCCAGGGGCGATGCCCCCTTTCGGAGGCTTATATGGTCTATCGGTATATGTGGACGAATCTCTTGCGAGGGGTCCTGTCATCTTCTTTCAGGCGGGGTCCCACCGACATGTGATTGAGTTGAGGTATCAGGATTTTATCGCATTGGTGCGTCCGACGGTGGATCGTTTTGTTGTGGAGCCTTTTAGAAAGGTCAGCGGGTTCTAGAAGACCGGGATTTCTCGAGGTTTGTGCTTGGGTGGTGCGGCATTCAAGAGGTAAAGGAACAAGGGATGGAGAACGATATTTTATCTGCCTGCAGATCAATCTTTCAAAGTAGCCCGGATGGCATTTTGCTGAGCGATGAGGGCCTGGTCATTCGAGCCTTTAATCCGGCAATGGAGGAGTTGACGGGTTGGAAAGAGGAAGAGGTCGTCGGGAAGAAGACCTGTATGGTGCTTTTTCAATGCCGAAGGGAAAGTGGCGAGGAGATCTGTCCCGCCACCTGTCCAGGGCTCGAGGTATTGAAGGAAGAGGGCTTGGTTGACACTCGGGAGGTCATGTTTCAGACGAAGGACGGACGGGAAATTTCAGTGGCCTGCAGCCATAAGGGGCTCAAAAGTGAAGCAGGAGAGAACTATGTTCTCTGCATCCTGAAAGACATGACTCACAAAAAGGCGGAGGAGCGGGCCCTAAAAAAGGAGGCCATCACGGACGGTCTCACCGGGCTGTACAATTATCGATATTTCAAAAGGCAGCTTGATCTTGAGGTAAAGCGGGCGGAGCGCTATCTGCATCCGGTTTCCCTTGTTATGATCGATATTGATCATTTTAAATCTTACAACGATCATCATGGTCACCTTCGGGGGAATAATATCCTGGAGCGGATCGCCTCTCTCCTGAAGACCTATACACGGGAAACTAACCTTGTTGCCCGATATGGGGGTGAGGAGTTTATGATCCTTCTTCCGGAGACAGAATCAAGGATTGCGGCCAAGGCGGCCGTGCGAATGAGGCGAATGATTCAAAAAGAACGCTTCCCCTTCCAGGAAGACCAGCCCGCTGGGAATTTAACCATCAGTCTGGGAGTTGCAAGTTTCCCTTGGGATGCGCCGAGCGCGGAAGAACTTGTCCGATGTGTAGATGCAGCACTTTACCGGGCAAAGGCGCTGGGAAGAAACCGTGTTTGTTGGGATGGGATTTCGAGATCAATCAGCCGTTATCCTCTCCTGCGTGAGTCGGGAGGAAGATAGGCGTGGGCGTACTGCTATCGGCTGAATAGGGTGAAGGGAGGGAGAAGATGCTTGAACCTCGGGGACAAGAAAGATTGGAAGACAGGCGGCGCCTTCCAAGGCCGCCGGACATCAAGGCTTTTTTGGACGAATATATTATTGGCCAGGAGCGGGCAAAAAAGGTCCTCTCGGTGGCTGTTTATAACCATTACAAACGGGTTTTTACCCCTGTGGATGATGCCTTCCCAAGGATGCGCAAAGGGAATGTACTCCTCATCGGTCCGACCGGTACGGGGAAGACCCTGCTTGCCGAGACCCTTGCCCGGATCGTGGGGGTTCCGCTTTCGATTTCGGATGCCACAACGCTGACTCAGGCCGGTTATGTCGGGGAAGATGTCGAAAACGTCGTTCTCCATCTATTTCAGGCATCCGATGGAAAGATTGAACAGTGCGAACGTGGCATTATCTATATCGATGAGATCGACAAAATCGGTCGGAAGAGCGAGTCGCCTTCTCTGACGCGTGATGTGTCCGGAGAAGGGGTCCAGCAGGCGCTCTTGAAGATGATTGAGGGTATGATCGTTAATGTTCCGCCTCATGGCGGGAGAAAGCATCCGCATGAAAAGATGATCCCGATTGATACGAGTCAAATCCTGTTTATATGCGGCGGCGCCTTCGAAGGGATAGATTCAATTGTTTCCCAGCGGATGGAGAATAAGACCATTGGTTTCGGGAGTGGCGTCGTGCAGCGTAAAAGATTGACCCATCGTATCCTTCCTGAGGATCTCCTCAAGTTTGGGATGATTCCTGAGTTTGTCGGTCGTCTTCCGATCATCTCGAGACTGGAGAGTCTCGATGAGGAGGATCTGGTCCGCATCTTAAAGGAACCAAAGAATGCCCTTACGAGGCAATACGAAAGACTCTTTTCCCTAGAAGGGATTGCACTTCGGTTTAAGCCGGATGCGCTCTATGCGATTGCACGAGAGGCCATTGCCCTTGGAACGGGGGCCCGTGGGCTACGGTCGATTCTCGAAGAGATCCTTCTCGATTTGATGTACGAATTGCCGATGGATTCTATGAAAAAAGAGTATGAACTTGATGGAAAAGATGTGGAGAGGATTCTCGCTCCCCATCTGGAAGAAGAAAAACGGGAGGAAGCGGTGTAAGTATCCGTCGAATCTGAACCGGCAGTGACTGGGCAGGGAATTATGGAGAGAGGTGAGCCGAATGAAAAAATGGGTTTTGGGTATCCTGATCGTATCGACGCTCTTTGTGGCCGGACTCGTAAGTGATATGCAACCGCTTATGGTGGCGGCAGAGGATGGAGTCTCTGAATCAGTTGCCCAACTCAATAATGAGGGGGTTCGTCTGTTTAAAAAAGGAAGGTTTTCTGAGGCCTTAACCCGTTTCGTCGCGTCGGCAGAAATTGACGAGCTTTTTTGGGAAGCCCATTATAACTGTGCCCTTGCCTTGGTCGCGATGAAGAAACCGGAGGAGGCCCTCCGCCACATCGAACTGTCACTGACCGTAGATCCTGAGAATTTAAAGGTAATTGAGTTCTACTTAAACCTTCTTGATAAGGTGAATCAGAATGCGTAGGAGAAAAGAAGCACGAATCAAACACACCACAAAGGGAGGGTCATTATGTCGAGAAGGGTTGATTATCTTACGGGAAAAGGGACAGGATTTGGCGAGTTGGTGGCGGGACAGTTCATGGAATCTCAGGTCATCACCTGTTTTCAGGGATCAATGGCGGATCGGGTCGCAATTGCAATTACGGCAGGGCAGTTTGGAAGCATGCCCGTTGTGGATGAGGGCTGGTACCTTGTCGGGATTGTCAGCGAATTTGATCTCTTAAAGGCGCTTCGTGCGGGGAAGGACCTCGAGAAGGTCACCGTGAAAGAGATCATGACCCCTCAGCCGATTTCTATTCGGGATGAACTTTCTTCTGATGCCTTGATGAAGATCCTGGAAGAAAATCACCTCACCCGGGTTCCCGTGGTTGATGATGCGGGGAAGGTGATCGGTGTCGTTGCGCGCCGGGATCTCCTCCATGGCTACATTAAAACAAAGACCGGCGACCTCCCTTGGTGGATGTAGAAGATTGTTTTAGCTTGAGGGAAGGACGGATTTGGTTTTCAGCGTGATGAGGCGGTGATAGAGGCCGTTCAGGTGCATGAGCTTGTCATGTGTCCCCTCTTCCACAAGGATGCCTTTGTCGAAAACAACGATCCGGTCGGCATTCCGGATCGTTGTTAGGCGGTGGGCGATAATAAAGGTTGTCTTTCCGGCCATAAGTCGTTCAAGCGCATCTTTGATGAAGCGCTCTGACTCCGTATCCAGAAAAGCGGTCGCTTCGTCCAGGATAAGCAGCCGGGGATTTTTCAGGAAGGCCCGGGCAATTGCGATTCGCTGGCGTTCTCCTCCCGAAAGGGTCAGCCCCTTTTCTCCCACCACCGTCTCATATCCTTTTGAAAAGTCCATGATGAAGTTGTGTGCGTGGGCGGCCTTTGAGGCCGCGAGGAGAGCCTCTTCGTCCGCATCGAGTTTTCCGTAGAGGATATTCTCCCGGAGCGTTCCAACAAAAAGAATGACTTCCTGGGGGACATAAGCAATCTGGTCATAGTAGCTCTTGAGCTGAACCTCTCTGAGCGCGTGCCCATCGACCTCTATTGTTCCGGAACTGGGGTCATAAAAACGGTGCAGGAGGTGGATCAGGGTACTCTTCCCCGCGCCGCTTGGGCCAACGAGGGCCACCTTTTCTCCCGGCTGTACACACAGGTTGATATTCCTGAGCACCGGCTGGCCGGGAATATAGTGGAATGAGATATCAGAGAACCTGATGTGGCCCTTGATCGGCGGGAGCGGATGAGCTCCGGGTGCATCTGCGATTTGTGGAGGCGTGTCGAGAAGTTCGAAGACACGCCTGCTTGCCCCGAGTCCTTCCTGGAGTTGCGTAAAGAGTCGGGCAAAGCTTCCGATCGGACCGGTAATGATCATAGCGTACATCACAAAGGCAATCACATCTCCTGGTGAGATCTTGCCGAGAAGAATCTCCCTGGCACCATACCAGAGCAGTCCGCTGGCCGCACTGAAGCCGAGAAAGACCATCATCGGTCCAAAGGCGGAAGAGATGCCAAGTCTAAGCAGCATCAGGCTGAGCGCCTTTTCTACCTGGGCTGAAAACCGCGCCTTCTCGTAATCCTCCCGGCCAAACGACTTGATCGTACGAATCCCGGAAATCATTTCCTCCATCAAGTTGGTTGTGGCGGCCATCTGATCATGAACCGATGTCGATAAATTTCGGAGCTTTTTCCCCATGAACCGGGCGGCAACAACCACGATGGGAATGAGGATGAGGGAGAGGAAGGTGAGCCGCCAATTCATATAGAGGATAATCGTAAGCCCTCCGATGAGGATCAGCGCCTGTCGGATCAGGTTCACAGGAAGTTCTGTCGCCAGGGTCTGGACAACGCCGAGGTCGTTGGTCAGACGGGAGAGGAGTTCACCTGTCCGGCGCTGTGAGAAGAATGGGAGGGAAAGGCTTTGAAGGTGGGAAAAGAGCGCCACACGCAGGTCGGCCAGGACCTGCTGTCCGACTGCGCCTGAGATGTAGTTATGACTAAATGAAAATATGGCTTGCAGGAGGAAGAGGGAGAAGAGTGCAAAAAACGACATCGGCGATGGGATTTCACGGCCCGAGAGGATCAGGTCAATCGGGCCACGCACAATCCAGGGAAGACTCAGGCTGATGGATGAGGAGAGAAGAAGAAGGACGGTTGCAAACAACATCCTTCTCCAATAAGGACGTCCATAGCCAATGATGCGCTGGGGTGTTCTCTCTTTTTGCATCTTATCTGGAGGACGAGAGTGTCAATGGTTGGTTTCTTTTTTTGATTTCTTCGCCTTTGCAAACGAGATTGATCTTCGAACAAGGAGTACGATGATAATGATTGGCACGGTGGGAAATAAGAGAAGCTTGACCAGATCAAGCGTATGTCGAATCGGGGCGAAGCGAAGCTTAATCAGTTTATCCATAGACGGGTCGTACTCAATCTGCCCGCTGTTCAGGGCATCGGTGACCAGCTTGTTTTGACTGTTTTCGACACGGGCCTCCGTTGCATCAACACTCGTGCTCTGCCGTGCCTCGTAACGGGGTGGGTTCCAGAAATATCCTGCCAGAGAGAGGATGAGTGAA
The genomic region above belongs to Candidatus Manganitrophaceae bacterium and contains:
- a CDS encoding NAD(P)/FAD-dependent oxidoreductase is translated as MPKKPESPIKIAGAGPSGLTAAICLAKAGFAVEVFEAREEVGGRFIGDFQVIENMSTDEDVLQMLKRIGLSSNFFIQPVSQGLFYDYRLRPQEVKSRRPFGYFIRRGTKGDTLDRGLRDQALAAGATLHYKTRIKPEEADIVASGPSSPDGLAKQITFTTTLPDTVWVLFDMKISPGAYSYLFVLEGRATLGCAITQDFDHINDYFDKALRHFQSISSFSIDQEKTGYSFMNFSLKASARIERRLFIGEAGGFQDYLFGLGIRYALTTGFAAAESIIQKRDYDHLWRQEVGTAQEMSLINRFLYELGGNRGLSEFIRRAGRGDVQDYLSRWYAQRPWKRLMLPLIKWAWRKKEPCFHSLPDHWCRNKMQVASHPRLGPVKQNPVQGSDQDFE
- a CDS encoding squalene/phytoene synthase family protein, which gives rise to MSHTIAEAYHYCKKLTHQCGPHFSVGFRFLPREKREAVYAVYAFCRYADDIVDEQQQEPLEVLLKRWEVELDGCYAQKPTHPITIALADAIQRYPIPKEGFLGLIEGCRMDLRLNRYQTFEELMVYCDRVASTIRDLTLPVFGCRDPQGMAYGGALSTALQLTNIVRDVGEDLDRDRIYLPLDEIKEAGYSEAELINRVKNKAFLRLMDFQCRRVRGYFDQAAKLIPLIDKDARLALSLMRDVYVVLIDRIEARPYDVLDREIRLSWSARGRVVISALLKGR
- a CDS encoding YbaK/EbsC family protein: MRQSEGRRLMRKKTISGVKKWWETQGRGDEKTKREGPEILDRLKSLLEGEKIPYRVIPHEEAYTSPEIAQSIHASGRKVAKVVIVRTDSHYAMAVLPSHKQLDLYRFAMVVGVDRVTITNESELAGLFPDCDPGAMPPFGGLYGLSVYVDESLARGPVIFFQAGSHRHVIELRYQDFIALVRPTVDRFVVEPFRKVSGF
- a CDS encoding sensor domain-containing diguanylate cyclase, with the protein product MENDILSACRSIFQSSPDGILLSDEGLVIRAFNPAMEELTGWKEEEVVGKKTCMVLFQCRRESGEEICPATCPGLEVLKEEGLVDTREVMFQTKDGREISVACSHKGLKSEAGENYVLCILKDMTHKKAEERALKKEAITDGLTGLYNYRYFKRQLDLEVKRAERYLHPVSLVMIDIDHFKSYNDHHGHLRGNNILERIASLLKTYTRETNLVARYGGEEFMILLPETESRIAAKAAVRMRRMIQKERFPFQEDQPAGNLTISLGVASFPWDAPSAEELVRCVDAALYRAKALGRNRVCWDGISRSISRYPLLRESGGR
- the clpX gene encoding ATP-dependent Clp protease ATP-binding subunit ClpX, whose product is MLEPRGQERLEDRRRLPRPPDIKAFLDEYIIGQERAKKVLSVAVYNHYKRVFTPVDDAFPRMRKGNVLLIGPTGTGKTLLAETLARIVGVPLSISDATTLTQAGYVGEDVENVVLHLFQASDGKIEQCERGIIYIDEIDKIGRKSESPSLTRDVSGEGVQQALLKMIEGMIVNVPPHGGRKHPHEKMIPIDTSQILFICGGAFEGIDSIVSQRMENKTIGFGSGVVQRKRLTHRILPEDLLKFGMIPEFVGRLPIISRLESLDEEDLVRILKEPKNALTRQYERLFSLEGIALRFKPDALYAIAREAIALGTGARGLRSILEEILLDLMYELPMDSMKKEYELDGKDVERILAPHLEEEKREEAV
- a CDS encoding CBS domain-containing protein, producing MSRRVDYLTGKGTGFGELVAGQFMESQVITCFQGSMADRVAIAITAGQFGSMPVVDEGWYLVGIVSEFDLLKALRAGKDLEKVTVKEIMTPQPISIRDELSSDALMKILEENHLTRVPVVDDAGKVIGVVARRDLLHGYIKTKTGDLPWWM
- a CDS encoding ABC transporter ATP-binding protein produces the protein MQKERTPQRIIGYGRPYWRRMLFATVLLLLSSSISLSLPWIVRGPIDLILSGREIPSPMSFFALFSLFLLQAIFSFSHNYISGAVGQQVLADLRVALFSHLQSLSLPFFSQRRTGELLSRLTNDLGVVQTLATELPVNLIRQALILIGGLTIILYMNWRLTFLSLILIPIVVVAARFMGKKLRNLSTSVHDQMAATTNLMEEMISGIRTIKSFGREDYEKARFSAQVEKALSLMLLRLGISSAFGPMMVFLGFSAASGLLWYGAREILLGKISPGDVIAFVMYAMIITGPIGSFARLFTQLQEGLGASRRVFELLDTPPQIADAPGAHPLPPIKGHIRFSDISFHYIPGQPVLRNINLCVQPGEKVALVGPSGAGKSTLIHLLHRFYDPSSGTIEVDGHALREVQLKSYYDQIAYVPQEVILFVGTLRENILYGKLDADEEALLAASKAAHAHNFIMDFSKGYETVVGEKGLTLSGGERQRIAIARAFLKNPRLLILDEATAFLDTESERFIKDALERLMAGKTTFIIAHRLTTIRNADRIVVFDKGILVEEGTHDKLMHLNGLYHRLITLKTKSVLPSS